In Oscillatoria acuminata PCC 6304, a single window of DNA contains:
- a CDS encoding DUF4359 domain-containing protein, giving the protein MKKKNAIAAVTGTVLVGLGVAMAATNPGPESYHDYASQRLMEYAQENGCDRLPIPKASCVAAIGSVQSDIEDIIRRRTQRQNFLLWSVYKTDLSLPLPIIPAYQFETVGALQSFYTYEYKKQ; this is encoded by the coding sequence ATGAAGAAAAAAAATGCGATCGCGGCGGTCACAGGTACAGTATTAGTTGGGCTGGGGGTAGCAATGGCGGCTACCAACCCGGGTCCTGAGTCTTATCATGACTATGCCAGTCAACGACTGATGGAGTATGCCCAAGAAAATGGCTGTGACAGATTACCCATTCCCAAGGCGTCCTGTGTTGCAGCGATTGGATCCGTCCAGAGTGACATCGAGGATATCATCCGTCGTCGGACTCAGCGACAAAACTTTCTGTTGTGGAGCGTTTATAAAACCGACTTGTCTTTGCCTCTGCCCATAATTCCGGCTTATCAGTTTGAAACGGTAGGGGCTCTCCAGAGCTTCTACACCTACGAATATAAAAAACAGTAG
- a CDS encoding peptidoglycan D,D-transpeptidase FtsI family protein — protein MASRIPHPGESLQRNSHRKTQSQRRKKINRGAAGNKRKQESGKNLLLLLPLAFLLLILENLNSSPRMKRGVRALTRLGNPRIRFAVVWGFLMAGMLGLSGNLYRLQIVHGQDLQEQARQQQDVKLQPFIPRRAIVDRSGNVLALDRPVYTLYAHPKLFKISKEEMAVTLAPILNQTSAELFGKFNQNESGIALAVGLSEENADRIQDIFLDGLELEQNSARYYPQQNLAADVVGYVDTEGQGQAGIEASHQHLLAREASLELDRRLWGSLIPDPVPAEFMRLDDLHLQITLDSRLQQAARVALEKHRKQWNAKRGTAIVMDAKTGEILALVCDPSYDPNEYFKANLELFKNWALTDLYEPGSTFKPITVAIALEAGAIEANSVFYDEGRIFVDEWPISNSDGVGRGNLTVTEIIRYSSNVGMVHIIEQMRSRVFYSWLQRLGIGDIIGADLPFETASQLRSRAEFMASPVNAATASFGQGLSLTPLQLVQINGALANEGYLVTPHVVRGLFDSQGRQYWQPDRRPNRQVFSPSTTQAVVRMMEDSITDGTGAAAQIPGYRIAGKTGTSQKASDDGSGYSEYARIASFVAILPADNPRYVVLAAVDEPVGGYGGTVAAPIVKEIMESLIQIEGIPPSSQVETPEIEEFSE, from the coding sequence ATGGCATCAAGGATTCCACACCCTGGGGAAAGTTTACAGCGGAACTCTCATCGAAAAACCCAATCTCAACGCCGGAAAAAAATTAATCGGGGGGCTGCTGGGAATAAGCGGAAACAAGAGAGCGGTAAAAACTTGCTCTTACTCTTACCCCTGGCTTTTTTATTATTAATTCTGGAGAATTTGAACAGTTCACCGCGAATGAAAAGAGGAGTCCGCGCTCTGACCCGCTTGGGAAATCCGCGGATTAGATTTGCGGTAGTCTGGGGGTTTTTAATGGCTGGAATGCTGGGATTGAGTGGGAATTTGTATCGATTGCAAATTGTGCATGGACAGGACTTACAAGAACAAGCCAGACAGCAGCAAGATGTGAAATTGCAGCCGTTTATTCCCCGGCGGGCGATCGTCGATCGCAGTGGGAACGTTTTAGCCCTCGATCGCCCAGTTTATACCCTATACGCCCATCCCAAACTGTTTAAAATTTCCAAGGAAGAGATGGCGGTAACCCTGGCCCCGATTCTGAATCAAACGAGTGCAGAACTCTTTGGTAAATTCAATCAAAACGAAAGTGGGATTGCCTTAGCAGTCGGTCTCTCGGAGGAAAATGCCGATCGCATCCAAGATATCTTCCTTGATGGACTAGAACTCGAACAAAATAGCGCCCGCTATTATCCCCAGCAAAACTTAGCAGCAGATGTGGTGGGCTATGTGGATACAGAAGGCCAAGGTCAAGCGGGGATAGAAGCCAGCCACCAGCACTTACTCGCCCGGGAAGCCTCCTTAGAACTGGACCGCCGCTTATGGGGTTCACTGATCCCCGACCCGGTACCGGCAGAATTTATGCGCCTGGACGATTTGCATTTGCAAATCACCCTAGATTCGCGGTTGCAACAAGCGGCACGGGTCGCCCTAGAGAAACACCGGAAACAGTGGAATGCCAAACGGGGGACGGCGATCGTGATGGATGCCAAAACCGGCGAAATCTTAGCCTTAGTCTGCGACCCCTCCTACGACCCGAACGAATATTTTAAAGCCAATCTAGAGTTATTTAAAAACTGGGCCCTGACGGACTTATACGAACCGGGATCAACCTTTAAACCGATTACCGTGGCGATCGCCTTAGAAGCCGGTGCCATTGAAGCCAACAGTGTCTTTTATGATGAAGGGCGAATTTTCGTCGATGAATGGCCGATTTCCAACTCCGATGGGGTGGGTCGAGGCAATCTCACCGTGACCGAAATCATCCGCTATTCCAGTAATGTGGGGATGGTGCATATTATCGAACAGATGCGATCGCGGGTCTTTTACAGTTGGCTGCAACGCCTAGGCATCGGCGACATCATCGGCGCAGACTTACCCTTTGAAACCGCCAGTCAACTGCGATCGCGGGCCGAATTTATGGCCTCCCCGGTCAATGCCGCCACCGCCTCCTTCGGCCAAGGTCTTTCCCTCACCCCCCTCCAACTGGTCCAAATTAACGGCGCTTTAGCCAATGAAGGCTATCTCGTCACCCCCCATGTTGTCCGGGGACTCTTCGATAGTCAAGGACGCCAATATTGGCAACCGGACCGCCGTCCCAACCGCCAAGTCTTTTCCCCCTCCACCACCCAAGCGGTAGTAAGAATGATGGAGGATTCCATCACCGACGGTACCGGCGCTGCGGCCCAAATTCCCGGATATCGAATTGCCGGAAAAACCGGAACCTCTCAAAAAGCATCCGATGATGGCAGTGGTTATTCCGAGTACGCCCGGATCGCCAGTTTTGTAGCAATTTTACCCGCAGATAACCCCCGTTACGTCGTCCTCGCTGCGGTGGATGAACCCGTAGGCGGCTATGGGGGAACCGTCGCCGCACCCATTGTCAAAGAAATCATGGAATCCCTGATTCAAATTGAGGGCATTCCTCCTTCTTCACAGGTTGAAACTCCCGAGATTGAGGAGTTTAGTGAGTAA
- a CDS encoding RluA family pseudouridine synthase, which produces MAIREINLEVNEVTDRLDRYLASHLQDLSRSRIQQLISQNCVKVNGQVCTSKKMMVETGDRLCIEIPPAEPLEIGATEIPLDILYEDDCLIIINKPAGLVVHPAPGHSDDTLVNALLAHCENLSGIGGVQRPGIVHRLDKDTSGAIVVAKTDHAHQHLQGQIQAKTARRDYLGIIYGVPKTESGTIDAPIARHPHDRKKMAVVPVEKGGRLAVTHWQIKERLGNYTLIHFQLETGRTHQIRLHSAYIGHPIVGDPVYSSGRSLGVNLPGQALHAWSLTLEHPETGETIQAIAPLPDYFHKLLEVLRRRSN; this is translated from the coding sequence ATGGCAATCAGAGAAATTAATTTAGAAGTCAATGAGGTGACCGATCGCCTCGATCGCTATTTGGCGTCCCACTTACAGGACCTGTCCCGGTCAAGAATACAGCAATTGATATCACAAAATTGCGTAAAAGTCAATGGACAGGTTTGCACCTCGAAAAAGATGATGGTGGAAACCGGCGATCGCCTCTGCATCGAGATTCCCCCCGCAGAACCCTTGGAGATTGGCGCAACCGAGATTCCCCTGGATATTCTTTATGAAGATGACTGCCTGATTATTATCAATAAACCCGCCGGTTTAGTGGTTCATCCCGCACCGGGACATTCCGATGATACCTTAGTCAATGCCTTGTTAGCGCACTGTGAGAACTTGTCCGGGATTGGCGGTGTACAGCGTCCGGGGATTGTTCATCGCTTGGATAAAGATACCAGTGGGGCGATCGTCGTCGCTAAAACCGATCACGCGCATCAACATCTACAAGGTCAAATTCAAGCCAAAACCGCCCGTCGCGACTATCTCGGGATTATTTATGGTGTTCCGAAAACGGAAAGCGGAACCATCGATGCACCGATCGCCAGACATCCCCACGATCGCAAGAAAATGGCAGTCGTTCCTGTAGAAAAAGGCGGCAGACTGGCGGTAACCCATTGGCAGATTAAAGAACGCTTGGGGAATTATACGTTAATTCATTTTCAACTCGAAACCGGACGGACTCATCAAATCCGCCTCCATAGTGCCTATATCGGACATCCGATTGTCGGTGATCCGGTGTATTCCAGTGGGCGATCGCTGGGGGTGAATCTGCCGGGACAAGCGCTACACGCCTGGAGTCTGACCCTAGAACATCCGGAAACCGGGGAAACCATTCAGGCGATCGCACCCTTACCGGATTATTTTCATAAGTTATTAGAAGTTCTGCGACGGCGATCGAACTAA
- a CDS encoding thioredoxin domain-containing protein translates to MTNHLAQTQSLYLRKHAENPIDWWPWCDEALATAKAQNKPIFLSIGYSSCHWCTVMEGEAFSSEAIASYMNANFLPIKVDREERPDIDSIYMQALQMMTGQGGWPLNIFLTPDDLIPFYGGTYFPVEPRYGRPGFLELLQAIRRYYDLEKGKLAAFKEEIMGHLQQAATLPGTEDLPEELLWKGLETSVTVIAHREYGPSFPMMPYAQVVLQSTRFDRESEYDERSAIAQRGIDLASGGIYDAVAGGFHRYTVDPTWTVPHFEKMLYDNGQIVEFLANLWSEGIQEPGFEWAVAGTIQWLKREMTAPEGYFYAAQDADSFITPEDKEPEEGAFYVWTYQELERLLTVEEFTALNQEFFLSPEGNFEGKIVLKRTNLQALSPTVETALAKLFKVRYGALPEAVKTFPPACNNHEAKTHNWPGRIPPVTDPKMIVAWNSLMISGLARAAVVFGNGEYATLATTAANFILDHQWVEGRFHRLNYDGQAAVLAQSEDYALFIKALLDLEQMEQVHPSNSNWLEKAIQVQEEFDEFLWSVELGGYFNTAKDSSSDLIVRERSYTDNATPAANGVAIASLIRLSMFTEDLSYLDRAFNALKSFGAIMDRAPSACPSLFAALDWYHHHTLVRTTSSRIPGLMSQYFPTCIFQQKSDLPSEAIGLVCEGLSCQEPASTLEQLLEQMQGAQVRPSQRSGV, encoded by the coding sequence ATGACAAATCATCTGGCCCAGACTCAAAGTTTGTATCTTCGCAAACACGCGGAGAACCCGATCGATTGGTGGCCCTGGTGTGACGAAGCATTAGCAACCGCCAAGGCACAGAATAAACCAATTTTTCTGTCCATTGGATATTCCAGTTGCCACTGGTGTACTGTCATGGAAGGAGAAGCATTCTCTAGTGAGGCGATCGCCTCCTATATGAACGCCAACTTTCTGCCGATCAAAGTCGATCGCGAGGAACGACCGGATATCGACAGCATCTATATGCAAGCCTTGCAAATGATGACCGGCCAAGGCGGTTGGCCCTTAAATATTTTTCTCACTCCCGATGACCTTATCCCCTTTTATGGCGGCACTTACTTCCCCGTGGAACCCCGCTATGGTCGTCCCGGTTTCCTAGAATTGCTGCAAGCTATTCGCCGCTACTATGACCTCGAAAAAGGCAAACTCGCAGCCTTCAAAGAAGAAATTATGGGTCATCTCCAACAGGCGGCGACTCTCCCAGGAACCGAGGACCTCCCAGAAGAACTCCTCTGGAAAGGATTGGAAACCAGTGTCACGGTGATTGCCCATCGGGAATATGGACCCAGCTTTCCCATGATGCCTTATGCTCAAGTGGTCCTGCAATCAACTCGCTTTGACCGAGAATCCGAATATGACGAGAGGAGTGCGATCGCCCAACGGGGTATTGACCTAGCCTCCGGTGGGATCTATGACGCCGTTGCCGGTGGTTTTCACCGCTACACCGTTGATCCCACCTGGACGGTCCCCCACTTTGAAAAAATGCTTTACGACAACGGTCAGATTGTCGAATTTTTAGCCAATCTCTGGAGTGAAGGCATCCAAGAACCGGGATTTGAATGGGCCGTTGCTGGAACAATCCAATGGCTGAAACGAGAAATGACCGCCCCAGAAGGCTATTTTTATGCCGCCCAAGATGCCGATAGTTTTATCACTCCCGAGGACAAAGAACCGGAAGAAGGCGCATTTTATGTCTGGACCTATCAGGAATTAGAACGTCTCTTAACTGTAGAAGAATTCACTGCCCTCAATCAAGAATTTTTCCTCAGCCCCGAGGGGAATTTTGAAGGAAAAATTGTCTTAAAACGGACCAATCTCCAAGCGCTTAGTCCCACCGTAGAAACCGCCTTAGCCAAGCTATTTAAAGTCCGCTATGGTGCCTTACCCGAAGCGGTTAAAACTTTTCCCCCCGCCTGTAACAATCATGAAGCCAAAACCCACAACTGGCCCGGTCGGATTCCCCCCGTGACTGACCCCAAAATGATTGTCGCTTGGAATAGTTTGATGATTTCGGGGTTGGCAAGAGCGGCGGTGGTGTTTGGCAATGGGGAATATGCCACCCTCGCCACCACTGCGGCGAATTTTATTCTGGATCATCAATGGGTTGAGGGTCGTTTTCATCGCCTCAATTATGACGGTCAAGCAGCGGTGCTCGCTCAATCAGAAGATTATGCTTTGTTTATTAAAGCCTTATTGGATTTAGAACAAATGGAACAGGTTCATCCTTCTAATTCCAATTGGTTAGAGAAAGCGATTCAGGTTCAGGAAGAGTTTGATGAGTTTCTCTGGAGTGTGGAATTGGGGGGATATTTTAATACCGCTAAAGATAGCAGTAGTGATTTAATTGTTCGGGAACGCAGTTATACCGATAATGCGACTCCAGCAGCCAATGGGGTAGCGATCGCCTCCTTGATTCGCTTATCCATGTTCACGGAAGACCTATCCTATCTCGATCGCGCCTTTAATGCCCTCAAGTCCTTTGGGGCCATTATGGACCGCGCACCTTCCGCCTGTCCGAGTCTGTTTGCTGCCTTGGATTGGTATCATCATCACACCCTAGTCCGCACTACCAGTAGTCGCATTCCCGGGTTAATGTCCCAATATTTTCCCACCTGTATTTTTCAGCAAAAATCAGACCTCCCCTCGGAGGCGATCGGCTTAGTCTGTGAGGGCCTCTCCTGTCAAGAACCCGCCTCTACCCTGGAACAACTGTTAGAACAGATGCAAGGTGCTCAAGTCAGACCCTCCCAGCGATCGGGCGTTTAG
- a CDS encoding serine/threonine-protein kinase: MSYCVIPGCVQPQNSESAKICQSCGSKLILKARYRPIQALGHGGFGRTFLAVDEDIPSKPKCVVKQLFFQKGETQHINKVKDLFYHEAVRLDDLGHHPQIPSLLAHFEQNQRLYLVQEFIEGPTLSSELKQKGAYQEAEIRALLNDLLPVLTFIHDRQIVHRDIKPANIIRRIGSERPSFTEQQAGQIVLIDFGIAKLLSGTAMMQTGTIIGSPEYMAPEQSRGKVVPATDLYSLGVTCLHLFTGMSPGNLYDANQDRWRWRDFVRADKLVSAELGRILDKLVENALTKRYQSATEVLQDLNPTPEASLSVSPSAAIAPSATPPLRRSLVQSKAAPIPPRTTNWRDALGQFWSGIVPSSNPVPGRDILTSKMGIDYSQLRDLLAAKKWKQADEETRTLLCQAVGKSPRAYLFEDDIVKMPCEDLQMIDLLWVNYSDARFGFSIQSRIYEGVGKDYGAFCDRIGWKTYNPTHPYEGIQFNLKAPIGHLPSRCWSAGSKWWRHAGAIAAKLEQCDATDESGSSEGAGGVD, encoded by the coding sequence ATGAGCTACTGCGTTATTCCCGGATGCGTCCAACCCCAAAATTCTGAGTCGGCCAAAATTTGCCAAAGCTGTGGCAGTAAATTAATCCTAAAAGCTCGCTACCGACCGATTCAGGCCCTAGGACATGGGGGATTTGGTCGGACCTTTTTGGCGGTGGATGAAGATATCCCCTCTAAACCCAAATGTGTCGTCAAGCAACTGTTTTTTCAGAAAGGGGAAACCCAGCACATCAATAAGGTGAAGGACCTTTTTTATCACGAGGCAGTGCGCTTAGACGATCTGGGGCATCATCCTCAAATCCCCTCCCTCCTGGCCCATTTTGAACAAAATCAACGATTGTATCTGGTTCAGGAGTTTATCGAGGGACCGACTCTCTCCTCGGAACTGAAGCAAAAGGGTGCTTATCAGGAAGCCGAAATCCGAGCATTGCTGAATGATTTACTCCCGGTCCTAACTTTTATTCACGATCGCCAGATTGTACACCGCGATATCAAACCGGCTAATATCATTCGTCGCATCGGGAGCGAGCGGCCCTCTTTCACGGAGCAACAAGCAGGGCAAATTGTGCTGATTGATTTTGGCATTGCCAAGCTGTTAAGTGGGACAGCGATGATGCAAACCGGAACAATTATCGGGTCGCCAGAGTATATGGCCCCGGAACAAAGCCGAGGCAAGGTTGTTCCGGCCACGGATTTGTATAGTTTAGGGGTGACTTGCCTGCATTTATTCACGGGAATGTCTCCGGGTAATTTATACGATGCCAATCAGGACCGTTGGCGGTGGCGGGATTTTGTCCGGGCAGATAAACTCGTTAGTGCTGAGTTAGGGCGGATATTGGATAAACTGGTGGAAAATGCTCTCACGAAGCGCTATCAGTCGGCGACGGAAGTGCTGCAAGACCTGAATCCGACTCCAGAAGCCTCACTTTCGGTATCGCCATCTGCGGCGATCGCCCCTTCTGCGACTCCTCCTTTGAGGCGATCGCTCGTTCAGTCCAAAGCTGCCCCAATTCCACCCCGGACAACGAATTGGCGAGATGCCTTGGGTCAGTTCTGGTCTGGAATAGTCCCATCTTCAAATCCAGTCCCGGGACGAGATATCCTCACCTCAAAGATGGGCATCGATTATAGTCAATTACGAGATTTACTGGCAGCTAAAAAATGGAAACAAGCGGATGAAGAAACCCGGACCTTGTTATGTCAGGCTGTCGGTAAATCTCCGAGAGCTTATTTATTTGAAGATGATATTGTGAAAATGCCCTGTGAAGATTTGCAGATGATTGATCTGTTGTGGGTGAACTATAGTGATGCCCGGTTTGGGTTTAGTATCCAATCGCGAATTTATGAAGGGGTGGGGAAAGATTATGGGGCATTTTGCGATCGCATTGGGTGGAAAACCTACAATCCAACGCACCCGTATGAAGGGATTCAATTTAATTTGAAAGCGCCGATTGGTCATTTACCGTCCCGCTGTTGGTCCGCTGGTTCTAAATGGTGGCGACACGCTGGGGCGATCGCGGCTAAATTGGAACAATGCGATGCCACAGATGAGAGCGGATCGTCGGAAGGAGCAGGGGGGGTGGATTGA
- the rnc gene encoding ribonuclease III: protein MPPKKELSKSKINTNYPRVALYWDCQNVKISPERADFLIEFSAKQGELALCHAYSNWKHESQSHGKYLTDRGFNRVDVPSGERNSVDHRLIVDCINYAVEPDSAEIFIIVSGDGDFTSLGHVLKSRKKKVIVFVQRGGFSQDLLKVADESHIIESLDDVPRLPAFRDPALLNLALIHRSYANEHPEVGQNNETLEFLGDSVLNFLSTHFIYRLYPDLNESQLTRLRSALVDETQLADFANYLELGKKMKLGKGAIKDKARKNDSLLSDTFEAIIGAYFLDSGIDAVRNFVEPLFESAAEGLLDRNLTAESGILLDAKNRFQEWVQKNLGPTQPKYETIAQSGPDHSPDFTVEVKVGNEVYGVGKGRSKKEAEKRAAELALKQVGAL from the coding sequence ATGCCTCCTAAAAAAGAATTGTCCAAATCAAAGATTAATACTAACTATCCGCGAGTCGCGCTTTATTGGGATTGTCAAAATGTCAAAATTAGTCCAGAACGAGCTGATTTTTTAATAGAGTTTTCAGCCAAACAGGGAGAATTGGCGCTGTGCCATGCTTATTCTAATTGGAAACATGAAAGCCAGTCTCATGGCAAATATTTGACTGACCGGGGGTTTAATCGGGTTGATGTTCCTTCCGGTGAAAGAAATAGTGTAGACCACAGGTTAATTGTCGATTGCATCAATTATGCGGTAGAACCTGATTCGGCGGAAATTTTTATTATTGTATCGGGAGATGGAGATTTTACGAGTTTAGGTCATGTTTTAAAAAGCCGAAAAAAGAAGGTGATTGTTTTTGTCCAACGGGGCGGATTCAGCCAAGACCTTTTGAAGGTTGCGGATGAATCTCATATTATCGAAAGTTTGGATGATGTCCCCAGGTTACCCGCTTTTCGCGACCCTGCTTTGCTGAATTTGGCTTTAATTCATCGGTCTTATGCGAATGAACATCCTGAAGTGGGTCAGAATAATGAAACCCTGGAGTTTTTAGGCGATTCGGTTCTCAATTTTCTGAGTACCCATTTTATTTACCGGCTTTATCCCGATTTGAATGAATCTCAATTGACTCGATTGCGATCGGCCCTGGTGGATGAAACTCAACTGGCCGATTTTGCCAATTATTTGGAGTTGGGTAAAAAAATGAAGTTGGGGAAAGGTGCAATTAAAGATAAAGCCCGCAAAAATGATTCGTTGTTAAGTGATACGTTTGAAGCAATTATTGGAGCATATTTCTTGGATTCCGGGATTGATGCGGTCCGCAATTTTGTCGAACCTTTATTTGAATCGGCGGCGGAAGGTTTGCTCGATCGCAACTTGACGGCTGAATCTGGCATTCTCTTAGATGCTAAAAATCGCTTTCAAGAATGGGTGCAAAAAAATCTCGGTCCGACTCAACCCAAATATGAAACGATCGCCCAATCTGGACCGGATCATTCCCCGGATTTTACCGTGGAGGTGAAGGTGGGAAATGAAGTGTATGGAGTGGGTAAAGGACGCAGTAAAAAAGAAGCGGAAAAGCGGGCGGCTGAGTTAGCCTTAAAACAGGTTGGCGCATTATAG
- the glgB gene encoding 1,4-alpha-glucan branching enzyme: protein MTVKIAPDQVHQIVGNQHQDPFEILGAHPIQDNGKISHWAVRAYLPNADSVSVIVPEQRQEYPMQSVHNPHFFECVIETAELANYQFRITEGEHERVIYDPYAFRSPKLTDLDIHLFAEGNHHRIYEKLGAHTLEVNGVKGVYFAVWAPNARNISVLGDFNHWDGRKHQMAKRGNGVWELFIPDLGVGEHYKYEIKNSAGHIYEKSDPYGFQQEPRPKTASIVTDLDNYNWTDQNWMEERRNSDPLSKPISVYECHLGSWLHASASEPAKLPNGDTEPVVIVSELKPGARFLTYRELAAKLIPYVKELGYTHIELLPIAEHPFDGSWGYQVTGYYAPTSRFGTPEDFMYFVDCCHQEGIGVLVDWVPGHFPKDGHGLAFFDGTHLYEHADPRKGEHKEWGTLVFNYNRNEVRNFLVANVLFWFDKFHIDGIRVDAVASMLYLDYCRKEGEWVTNQYGGRENLEAADFLRQANHLLFSYYPGVLSIAEESTSWPMVSWPTYVGGLGFNLKWNMGWMHDMLDYFSMDPWFRQFHQNNITFSMWYHHSENFMLALSHDEVVHGKSNIIGKMPGDRWQKLANVRCLFTYMFAHPGKKTLFMSMEFGQWSEWNVWGDLEWELLQYEPHQQLKTFMTDLNQLYCSTPELYSQDFGQEGFEWIDCSDNRHSVVSFIRWDKNKEDFVVVVCNFTPQPHSHYRVGVPVHGFYSEIFNSDSGKYGGSNMGNLGGKWADEWWFHSHAYSMDLCLPPLSVLVFKLDQEKTEEARKAWMSQT from the coding sequence ATGACCGTAAAAATCGCCCCCGATCAAGTCCATCAAATAGTTGGAAATCAACATCAAGACCCCTTTGAAATCCTCGGTGCTCATCCCATCCAGGACAACGGCAAAATCTCCCATTGGGCCGTGCGCGCCTACCTCCCCAATGCCGACAGCGTATCCGTCATCGTCCCGGAACAGCGCCAAGAATATCCCATGCAGTCCGTGCATAACCCCCACTTCTTTGAATGCGTCATAGAAACCGCTGAACTGGCCAACTACCAATTTCGCATCACCGAAGGCGAGCACGAACGGGTGATTTACGACCCCTACGCCTTCCGGTCCCCCAAACTCACCGACCTCGACATTCACCTCTTCGCCGAAGGCAACCACCATCGCATCTACGAAAAACTCGGTGCTCACACCCTAGAAGTCAACGGCGTTAAAGGCGTCTACTTTGCCGTCTGGGCCCCCAACGCCCGTAACATCTCCGTCCTCGGCGACTTCAACCATTGGGACGGACGCAAACATCAAATGGCCAAACGCGGCAACGGCGTCTGGGAACTCTTCATCCCGGACCTTGGCGTCGGCGAACATTACAAATATGAAATCAAAAACTCCGCCGGTCACATTTACGAAAAATCTGACCCCTACGGTTTCCAACAAGAACCCCGACCCAAAACCGCCTCCATCGTCACCGACCTAGATAACTACAACTGGACCGACCAAAACTGGATGGAAGAACGTCGCAACAGCGACCCCCTGAGCAAACCCATCTCCGTCTATGAATGTCATTTAGGCTCCTGGCTCCATGCCTCCGCCTCCGAACCCGCCAAACTCCCCAACGGAGACACCGAACCCGTCGTCATCGTCTCCGAACTCAAACCTGGGGCCAGATTCCTCACCTACCGGGAACTCGCTGCAAAACTGATTCCCTACGTCAAAGAACTTGGCTACACCCACATCGAGTTACTCCCGATCGCCGAACATCCCTTTGATGGGTCCTGGGGTTATCAAGTCACCGGCTACTACGCCCCCACCTCCCGTTTTGGCACCCCAGAAGACTTCATGTACTTTGTGGATTGCTGCCACCAAGAGGGAATTGGCGTCTTGGTAGACTGGGTTCCCGGTCACTTCCCCAAAGATGGACATGGATTAGCCTTCTTTGATGGCACCCACCTCTACGAACACGCTGACCCCCGCAAAGGCGAACATAAAGAATGGGGAACCCTCGTTTTTAACTACAACCGCAACGAAGTCCGCAACTTCCTCGTTGCCAACGTCTTATTCTGGTTTGACAAATTCCACATTGACGGCATCCGCGTCGATGCCGTCGCCTCCATGTTGTACCTAGACTACTGCCGCAAAGAAGGGGAATGGGTCACCAACCAATATGGCGGACGGGAAAACCTAGAAGCGGCAGACTTCCTGCGCCAAGCGAATCATCTGCTATTTTCCTACTATCCGGGAGTGCTCTCCATTGCCGAAGAGTCCACCTCCTGGCCGATGGTTTCCTGGCCGACTTATGTTGGCGGTTTAGGGTTTAACTTGAAATGGAACATGGGCTGGATGCACGATATGCTGGATTACTTCAGCATGGACCCCTGGTTCCGCCAATTCCATCAAAACAACATCACCTTTAGTATGTGGTATCACCACAGCGAGAACTTCATGCTGGCCCTGTCCCATGATGAAGTGGTGCATGGTAAGAGCAATATTATCGGTAAAATGCCGGGCGATCGTTGGCAAAAATTAGCCAATGTCCGGTGTTTGTTTACCTATATGTTTGCTCACCCGGGCAAGAAAACCCTGTTTATGAGCATGGAATTCGGCCAATGGAGTGAGTGGAACGTCTGGGGTGATTTGGAGTGGGAACTGTTGCAATATGAGCCACACCAACAGCTTAAAACCTTCATGACCGACCTAAATCAGCTCTATTGTTCAACCCCAGAACTGTATAGCCAAGACTTCGGACAAGAAGGGTTTGAATGGATTGATTGTTCCGACAATCGCCATAGTGTCGTGTCGTTTATCCGCTGGGATAAAAATAAGGAAGATTTTGTCGTAGTGGTTTGTAACTTCACCCCGCAACCGCATAGTCACTATCGCGTTGGAGTTCCGGTACATGGATTCTACAGCGAAATTTTTAACAGCGACTCCGGCAAATATGGCGGCAGCAACATGGGGAATCTCGGCGGCAAATGGGCTGATGAGTGGTGGTTCCATAGTCATGCTTACTCGATGGATTTGTGCTTGCCTCCGTTATCAGTGTTGGTGTTTAAGTTAGATCAGGAGAAGACTGAAGAAGCGCGCAAGGCTTGGATGTCTCAAACTTGA